One genomic window of [Clostridium] scindens ATCC 35704 includes the following:
- a CDS encoding CYTH domain-containing protein gives MEIERKYLVPILPDKLEDYPCRVIEQGYLNTEPVIRIRRDNDKYEITYKSKGSMARQEYNLPLTREAYYHLLPKIDGHLIQKKRYMIPLSGGLTAELDIFGGRLAHLVLLEVEFPTEEDANTFIPPAWFGEDVTFSGKFHNSYLSTL, from the coding sequence ATGGAAATAGAACGCAAGTATCTTGTACCAATACTGCCCGACAAACTAGAGGATTACCCCTGCCGCGTCATAGAGCAGGGATATCTGAATACAGAACCCGTCATTCGTATCCGGCGGGATAACGACAAGTATGAAATCACTTACAAATCCAAAGGCTCCATGGCAAGGCAGGAATATAATCTCCCTTTGACCCGGGAAGCCTATTACCACCTTTTGCCCAAAATAGACGGACATCTGATTCAAAAGAAGCGTTACATGATCCCTCTTTCCGGCGGATTGACCGCTGAACTGGATATATTTGGCGGGCGGCTTGCGCATCTGGTCCTTCTGGAAGTTGAATTTCCTACGGAAGAAGATGCCAATACCTTTATCCCTCCCGCCTGGTTCGGGGAAGACGTAACCTTTTCCGGAAAGTTCCACAACAGTTATCTCAGCACGCTGTAA
- a CDS encoding helix-turn-helix domain-containing protein codes for MPNIQLANNLRYLRKQHNLTQTTLSNMLNISRQAYSNYETSKRTPDLDSLLHLAGFYHVSLNDLVLGSLKDKHVTTSGISEDTIPYALATDKKTGNSIYLTDEEVDMILNFRTLSNENKQIITGFLHSNSKHPD; via the coding sequence ATGCCTAATATACAGCTGGCCAATAACTTAAGATATCTAAGAAAACAACATAATCTGACACAAACGACCTTAAGCAATATGCTGAACATTTCCAGACAGGCTTACTCTAACTATGAGACAAGCAAGCGTACCCCGGATCTGGATTCTCTGCTTCACCTGGCCGGATTTTACCACGTCAGTCTCAACGATCTTGTCCTTGGAAGCCTGAAAGACAAGCATGTCACCACGTCAGGCATATCCGAGGATACGATTCCCTATGCTCTCGCAACAGATAAAAAGACCGGCAATTCCATCTATCTCACGGATGAAGAAGTAGATATGATTCTAAATTTCCGCACCCTTTCCAACGAGAATAAACAGATTATTACCGGCTTTCTACATTCCAATTCCAAACATCCAGATTAA
- the prfB gene encoding peptide chain release factor 2 (programmed frameshift) — translation MVELDQFKSIMNAYDEPLAEMGIHFDLSGKIRRIEELERKVEEPGFWDNPEESQKLMKELKHLKELVETIQNLYASYDDINLLIEMGYEDEDPSMAREIEEEIRGFETSYEELRIQTLLSGEYDACNAIVTIHAGAGGTESCDWASMLYRMYSRWAERKGFTIQVLDYLDGDIAGIKTVTFEVNGENAYGYLKSEKGVHRLVRISPFNAAGKRQTSFASCDVVPDIEDEIDIEIADDDLKIDTYRASGAGGQHVNKTSSAIRITHLPTGIVVQCQNERSQHHNKEKAMQMLKVKLQLMKEQEQAEKVSDIRGEVKEIGFGNQIRSYVMQPYTMVKDHRTNVENSNVGAVMDGSIDMFINAYLKQTVNS, via the exons GTGGTTGAATTAGATCAGTTTAAGAGCATCATGAATGCTTATGATGAACCCCTCGCTGAAATG GGGATTCACTTTGACTTATCTGGCAAGATAAGAAGGATTGAAGAATTAGAGCGCAAAGTAGAAGAGCCGGGCTTCTGGGATAATCCGGAAGAATCCCAAAAACTGATGAAGGAGCTGAAGCATCTCAAAGAACTGGTGGAGACCATCCAGAATCTGTATGCTTCCTACGATGACATCAATCTCCTGATCGAGATGGGATATGAGGATGAAGACCCTTCTATGGCGCGCGAGATAGAAGAAGAGATCCGGGGATTTGAGACCTCATACGAGGAACTCAGGATCCAGACGCTGCTGTCCGGCGAGTACGATGCATGCAATGCCATCGTTACGATACACGCCGGGGCAGGAGGAACCGAATCCTGCGACTGGGCCAGCATGCTGTATCGGATGTACAGCCGCTGGGCAGAGCGGAAAGGATTCACGATCCAGGTGCTGGACTATCTGGACGGGGATATTGCGGGCATCAAGACGGTAACCTTTGAGGTGAACGGAGAGAATGCCTATGGATATCTGAAGTCGGAAAAGGGAGTCCACAGACTGGTACGCATCTCGCCGTTTAATGCGGCGGGCAAACGGCAGACATCTTTTGCATCTTGTGATGTGGTGCCGGATATAGAGGATGAGATTGACATTGAAATTGCAGATGATGATTTGAAAATTGATACTTACAGGGCCAGCGGGGCAGGAGGGCAGCATGTGAATAAGACTTCCTCCGCGATCCGCATCACCCATCTTCCCACCGGGATCGTGGTACAATGCCAGAATGAGCGCTCGCAGCATCACAACAAAGAGAAAGCGATGCAGATGCTGAAAGTAAAGCTTCAGTTGATGAAGGAGCAGGAGCAGGCAGAGAAGGTATCCGACATCCGCGGCGAAGTTAAGGAAATCGGATTCGGCAACCAGATCCGTTCTTATGTAATGCAGCCATATACTATGGTAAAAGACCATAGGACCAATGTGGAGAACAGCAATGTGGGCGCTGTCATGGATGGCAGCATCGACATGTTTATAAATGCATACTTGAAACAGACGGTGAATAGTTAA
- a CDS encoding aspartate kinase has protein sequence MLIVKKFGGSSVANKERIFNVAQRCIEDYKAGHDIVVVLSAMGDTTDNLIEMANAINPKAKKREMDMLLSTGEQVSVSLMAMAMHALDVPAVSLNAFQVMMHSTSRYGNARFKRVDTERILHELDSRKIVIVTGFQGVNKYDDITTLGRGGSDTTAVALAAVLHADKCEIYTDVDGVYTADPRIVKDAKKIDVITYDEMLELASLGAKVLHNRSVEMAKKYNVELVVRSSLNRSEGTVVKEASEMEKLLVTGVAADKNTARISVIGVEDKPGIAFRIFDTLAGNNINVDIILQSVGREGTKDISFTVASDDLENAIRILEENKKRLTIQDITWNEKVAKLSIVGAGMMSNPGVAAKMFESLYNSRVNINMISTSEIRITVLVAEDDIEQAMIAVHDGFALAD, from the coding sequence ATGTTAATAGTAAAGAAATTTGGCGGCAGTTCTGTGGCCAACAAGGAGAGAATCTTCAATGTGGCCCAGCGCTGCATTGAGGACTATAAGGCAGGACATGACATTGTGGTCGTGCTTTCTGCCATGGGGGATACGACGGACAATCTGATCGAAATGGCGAATGCCATCAATCCTAAGGCAAAAAAGAGGGAGATGGATATGCTTCTGTCAACAGGCGAGCAGGTATCCGTATCATTGATGGCAATGGCAATGCATGCTCTGGATGTACCGGCAGTATCCCTGAATGCGTTCCAGGTAATGATGCATTCCACATCCCGCTACGGAAATGCGCGTTTTAAGCGCGTGGATACGGAGAGGATCCTCCACGAGCTGGATTCCAGGAAGATTGTAATTGTAACGGGCTTCCAGGGCGTTAATAAATATGACGATATCACGACGCTTGGAAGGGGCGGCTCCGATACGACGGCGGTAGCGCTGGCAGCGGTGCTGCACGCGGATAAATGCGAGATCTATACAGACGTGGACGGCGTATATACGGCAGACCCAAGAATTGTGAAGGATGCAAAGAAGATAGACGTGATAACCTATGATGAGATGCTGGAACTGGCTAGCCTTGGCGCAAAGGTGCTTCACAACCGATCTGTGGAAATGGCGAAGAAATATAACGTAGAATTAGTGGTACGGTCCAGCCTGAACCGCTCAGAGGGAACCGTAGTCAAGGAGGCAAGCGAAATGGAAAAACTATTAGTGACAGGCGTGGCGGCCGATAAGAATACTGCCAGAATCTCAGTCATAGGAGTGGAAGACAAGCCAGGAATCGCATTCCGTATCTTTGATACCCTTGCTGGCAACAATATCAATGTGGATATTATTCTTCAGTCAGTGGGAAGAGAAGGGACGAAAGACATCTCCTTTACGGTGGCATCCGATGACCTGGAGAATGCGATCAGGATTCTGGAGGAAAATAAAAAGAGACTTACGATCCAGGATATTACATGGAATGAGAAGGTGGCAAAACTTTCCATCGTAGGCGCCGGAATGATGAGCAATCCTGGCGTGGCGGCAAAGATGTTTGAATCTCTGTACAACTCAAGGGTCAACATCAACATGATCTCTACTTCCGAGATCCGGATTACCGTACTGGTTGCAGAGGATGACATCGAGCAGGCCATGATAGCTGTTCATGATGGATTTGCGTTGGCTGATTAA
- the tig gene encoding trigger factor, with product MSLQVEKLEKNMAKLTIEVPADDLEKALQSAYMKQKNKISLPGFRKGKVPRQMIEKMYGAEIFYDDAANELIPKAYAEAYDEAELDIVSRPQINVVQIEKGKPFIFTADVATKPEVTLGEYKGLEIEKVSTRVTQKEVDAKIQEEAEKNARTITVTDRPVQDGDEVILDFEGFVDGVAFEGGKGENYPLTIGSGSFIPGFEEQLVGAEAEKEMEVKVTFPEDYHAEDLKGKEAVFKCTIHEIKAKELPEIDDEFAAEVSEFDTLEEYKADIKAKIKDQKASEGKRKQEDQAVDAVVKNAQYEIPQPMIETQVMQMADDFAQRIQSQGISLEQYFQFTGMTADKMMDELRPQAIKRIETRLVLEAIAKAENIEISDEKLDEELAKMAESYKMEVDKLKEFMDENEKKQMKEDMAVQEAITFLIENAVEK from the coding sequence ATGAGTTTACAGGTAGAAAAGTTAGAGAAAAACATGGCAAAACTTACCATCGAAGTTCCTGCCGATGATTTAGAGAAAGCGCTTCAGAGTGCATATATGAAGCAAAAGAATAAGATTTCATTGCCAGGCTTCCGCAAAGGAAAGGTTCCGCGCCAGATGATCGAGAAGATGTATGGCGCAGAGATCTTTTATGATGACGCTGCAAATGAATTGATTCCAAAGGCATATGCAGAAGCTTATGATGAAGCGGAACTTGACATCGTATCAAGACCGCAGATCAATGTGGTACAGATCGAAAAAGGAAAGCCATTCATCTTCACGGCCGATGTTGCGACAAAGCCGGAAGTGACACTTGGCGAGTATAAAGGACTGGAGATAGAAAAGGTATCTACGCGCGTGACGCAGAAGGAAGTGGATGCCAAGATTCAGGAAGAAGCAGAGAAGAATGCAAGGACAATCACCGTAACAGACCGTCCGGTACAGGATGGGGACGAAGTGATCCTGGACTTCGAAGGCTTTGTCGACGGAGTAGCCTTCGAAGGCGGGAAAGGGGAGAACTATCCTCTGACCATCGGATCAGGCTCTTTCATTCCTGGATTCGAGGAACAGCTGGTAGGCGCAGAGGCCGAGAAGGAGATGGAAGTCAAGGTTACCTTCCCGGAAGATTACCATGCCGAGGATCTGAAAGGCAAAGAAGCAGTATTCAAATGCACGATTCATGAGATTAAGGCAAAGGAACTTCCGGAAATTGATGATGAATTCGCAGCAGAAGTTTCTGAATTTGATACATTAGAGGAATATAAGGCTGATATTAAGGCAAAGATTAAAGATCAGAAGGCTTCCGAAGGAAAGAGAAAGCAGGAAGACCAGGCTGTAGATGCTGTAGTCAAGAATGCGCAGTATGAGATCCCTCAGCCGATGATCGAGACTCAGGTTATGCAGATGGCCGATGATTTCGCACAGAGAATCCAGTCGCAGGGCATTTCCCTGGAGCAGTACTTCCAGTTTACGGGTATGACTGCCGACAAGATGATGGATGAACTGCGTCCGCAGGCGATCAAGCGCATTGAGACCCGCCTTGTGCTGGAAGCGATCGCAAAGGCAGAGAATATCGAGATCAGCGACGAAAAACTGGATGAAGAACTGGCTAAGATGGCGGAAAGTTATAAGATGGAAGTAGACAAACTGAAAGAATTCATGGATGAGAATGAAAAGAAGCAGATGAAGGAAGATATGGCAGTACAGGAGGCCATAACTTTCCTGATAGAGAATGCTGTTGAAAAATAA
- the secA gene encoding preprotein translocase subunit SecA, with amino-acid sequence MSLIQKIFGTHSENELKRIYPIADAIEALEPVMQKLTDSELKEKTREFKKRLAEGETLDDILPEAYAVVREAAVRTLGMKHYRVQLIGGIILHQGRIAEMKTGEGKTLVSTLPAYLNALAGEGVHIVTVNDYLAKRDAEWMGQVHEFLGLTVGVVLNSMDNDERRAAYNCDITYVTNNELGFDYLRDNMVIYKEQLVQRGLKYAIIDEVDSVLIDEARTPLIISGQSGKSTKLYEACDILARQLERGEASGEFSKMNAIMGEDIAETGDFIVNEKEKNINLTEDGVIKVEKFFHIENLADPENLEIQHNIILALRAHNLMFKDKDYVVKDDEVLIVDEFTGRIMPGRRYSDGLHQAIEAKEHVKVKRESKTLATITFQNLFNKYEKKAGMTGTALTEEKEFREIYGMDVIEIPTNVPVIRKDLEDAVYKTQKEKFRAVCDAIEEAHARHQPVLVGTITIENSELLSGMLKKRGIRHNVLNAKFHEMEAEIVAQAGVHDAVTIATNMAGRGTDIKLDDESRAAGGLKIIGTERHESRRIDNQLRGRSGRQGDPGESRFYISLEDDLMRLFGSERLMDVFTKLGVEEGEQIEHKMLSTAIEKAQQKIESNNFGIRKNLLEYDQVMNEQREIIYEERRRVLDGENMRDSIFHMLNEYVENVVDMVTSPDQDYDEWNLSELNMTIHNTIPMAPITEEDVKEFSQKELKHLLKERAAKAYEAKESEFPEPEHMREIERVVLLKVIDAKWMDHIDDMDQLRQGIGLQAYGQRDPKVEYKMIGYDMFDQMTKSISEDTIRTLAHVRIEQKVEREQVAKVTGTNKDESAAHTPKKRTEKKIYPNDPCPCGSGKKYKQCCGRK; translated from the coding sequence ATGAGTTTGATACAAAAAATATTTGGTACACATAGCGAAAATGAATTGAAAAGAATCTATCCTATCGCGGATGCGATCGAGGCGCTTGAGCCTGTGATGCAAAAACTTACGGATAGTGAATTAAAGGAAAAGACTAGGGAATTCAAGAAGCGTCTGGCGGAAGGCGAGACGCTGGATGACATTCTTCCGGAAGCATATGCAGTGGTTAGGGAAGCAGCGGTCCGTACCCTGGGCATGAAGCATTACCGCGTGCAGCTGATCGGCGGCATTATCCTCCACCAGGGGCGCATCGCCGAGATGAAGACTGGTGAAGGAAAGACTTTGGTTTCCACCCTTCCGGCCTATCTGAACGCGCTGGCAGGCGAAGGCGTGCATATCGTAACGGTCAATGATTATCTGGCTAAGCGTGATGCCGAGTGGATGGGACAAGTGCATGAGTTCCTTGGCCTTACCGTTGGCGTCGTACTCAACAGCATGGACAACGACGAGCGCCGTGCGGCTTATAACTGCGACATCACATATGTCACCAACAATGAGCTGGGCTTCGATTACCTGAGGGACAATATGGTCATCTACAAAGAGCAGCTTGTACAAAGAGGCCTGAAATATGCCATCATTGATGAGGTCGACTCCGTACTGATCGATGAGGCCAGAACTCCTCTGATCATATCCGGCCAGAGCGGAAAGTCCACAAAACTTTACGAGGCCTGCGACATCCTGGCCCGCCAGCTGGAACGCGGCGAAGCCAGCGGGGAATTCAGCAAGATGAATGCCATCATGGGAGAAGACATCGCGGAGACCGGAGACTTTATCGTAAATGAGAAAGAGAAGAATATCAACCTGACGGAAGACGGCGTGATAAAGGTTGAGAAGTTCTTCCATATTGAGAACCTGGCAGATCCGGAGAACCTGGAGATCCAGCATAATATCATTCTTGCCCTCAGAGCCCATAATCTGATGTTCAAAGACAAGGACTATGTAGTTAAGGATGACGAAGTGCTGATCGTCGATGAGTTTACCGGCCGTATCATGCCGGGCCGCCGCTATTCTGACGGACTTCACCAGGCGATAGAGGCCAAAGAGCATGTGAAGGTTAAGAGAGAGAGCAAGACGCTGGCAACGATCACGTTCCAGAATCTGTTCAATAAATATGAGAAGAAGGCAGGTATGACAGGTACCGCACTGACCGAGGAAAAAGAGTTCCGCGAGATCTACGGAATGGACGTTATCGAGATTCCTACCAATGTGCCGGTAATCAGGAAAGACCTTGAGGATGCGGTATATAAGACGCAGAAGGAGAAGTTCCGGGCAGTCTGCGATGCGATTGAAGAAGCCCATGCCAGGCATCAGCCGGTGCTGGTGGGCACCATTACCATTGAGAATTCGGAACTCTTAAGCGGCATGCTGAAAAAGCGCGGAATCAGGCATAACGTGCTGAATGCCAAGTTCCATGAGATGGAGGCAGAGATCGTTGCGCAGGCCGGCGTCCATGACGCAGTAACCATCGCCACTAACATGGCCGGCCGTGGTACAGATATCAAGCTGGATGACGAGTCAAGGGCAGCAGGCGGGCTTAAGATCATCGGTACGGAGAGACATGAGTCCAGGCGTATTGATAACCAGCTGCGCGGACGTTCCGGACGTCAGGGAGATCCGGGAGAATCCAGATTCTATATTTCCCTGGAAGACGATCTGATGCGCCTGTTCGGCTCCGAGAGGCTGATGGACGTATTTACGAAGCTGGGCGTTGAAGAAGGCGAGCAGATCGAGCATAAGATGCTGTCTACGGCTATTGAGAAGGCGCAGCAGAAGATAGAAAGCAACAACTTTGGAATCCGTAAGAATCTGCTGGAATATGACCAGGTCATGAATGAGCAGAGGGAGATTATATATGAAGAAAGACGCCGCGTCCTGGATGGAGAGAATATGCGCGACTCTATCTTCCATATGCTGAACGAGTATGTAGAGAACGTGGTGGATATGGTCACCAGCCCGGACCAGGATTATGATGAATGGAATCTGTCAGAGTTGAATATGACCATCCATAATACGATTCCGATGGCGCCAATCACGGAAGAGGATGTAAAGGAATTCAGCCAGAAGGAATTGAAGCATCTGCTGAAAGAACGCGCGGCGAAGGCTTATGAGGCGAAGGAATCAGAATTTCCGGAGCCGGAGCATATGCGTGAGATCGAGCGTGTAGTCCTATTGAAAGTCATTGATGCGAAATGGATGGATCATATCGATGATATGGACCAATTACGCCAGGGCATCGGCCTTCAGGCATATGGACAGAGAGATCCGAAGGTCGAGTATAAGATGATCGGATATGACATGTTTGATCAGATGACCAAGAGCATTTCGGAAGACACGATCCGTACGCTGGCTCACGTAAGGATCGAGCAGAAGGTGGAACGGGAGCAGGTAGCCAAGGTTACCGGGACCAACAAGGATGAAAGCGCTGCCCATACGCCTAAGAAGCGAACAGAGAAAAAGATCTATCCCAATGATCCATGCCCATGCGGAAGCGGAAAGAAATACAAACAGTGCTGCGGGCGCAAATAG
- a CDS encoding homoserine dehydrogenase, translating into MVNIAVMGYGTVGSGVVEVVNTNGARINQRIGDELNIKYVLDLRDFPEDPVQEKIVHDFETIINDDEIKIVVEVMGGIEPAYTFVKRCLQAGKSVATSNKALVAKHGAELLSIAEENNINFLFEASVGGGIPIIRPLNSSLTADEIEEITGILNGTTNYMLTKMFYEGADYDTVLKEAQANGYAERNPEADVEGYDACRKIAILSSLISGQQVDFEDIYCEGITEITVEDMKYAKAMGTAIKLLASSKRYAGNRLHAIVAPCMLYPEHPLYNVNGVFNSIFVHGNVLGDAMFYGSGAGKLPTASAVVADVVDAAKHLNRNIMTMWKQEKLHLEDKADSKRRFFIRMKGDAQEMLPALQDSFGDIKIIRADGLEGEFGFTTPVMMEGDYDTRANIYKDQILHMIRIEDQKE; encoded by the coding sequence ATGGTAAATATAGCAGTTATGGGATACGGAACGGTTGGTTCCGGAGTAGTGGAAGTCGTAAACACGAATGGCGCCCGGATCAACCAGAGGATCGGCGATGAACTGAATATCAAGTATGTGCTTGATCTGAGGGATTTTCCTGAGGATCCGGTACAGGAAAAGATTGTCCATGATTTTGAGACGATTATCAATGACGATGAGATTAAGATCGTGGTGGAAGTAATGGGAGGCATCGAGCCGGCCTATACATTTGTTAAAAGATGCCTGCAGGCAGGAAAAAGCGTGGCCACGTCCAACAAGGCGCTGGTTGCAAAGCACGGTGCGGAACTGCTCTCCATCGCAGAAGAGAACAATATCAACTTCCTGTTTGAAGCAAGCGTGGGAGGCGGAATCCCGATCATCCGCCCGCTGAATTCTTCCCTCACTGCTGACGAGATTGAAGAGATTACAGGCATCTTGAATGGAACCACCAACTATATGCTGACGAAGATGTTCTACGAAGGCGCTGACTACGATACGGTGCTCAAAGAGGCGCAGGCCAACGGCTATGCAGAGCGCAATCCGGAGGCGGATGTGGAAGGATATGATGCCTGCAGGAAGATTGCGATCCTGTCCTCCCTGATATCCGGCCAGCAGGTCGACTTTGAAGATATCTACTGTGAAGGAATCACAGAAATAACGGTGGAAGATATGAAGTATGCCAAGGCTATGGGTACCGCCATCAAGCTGCTGGCTTCCAGCAAGAGATATGCAGGCAACCGTCTGCATGCGATCGTGGCGCCTTGCATGCTCTATCCCGAGCATCCGCTTTATAATGTTAATGGCGTGTTCAATTCCATATTCGTACACGGCAATGTTCTGGGCGATGCCATGTTCTATGGAAGCGGCGCGGGAAAACTTCCCACTGCCAGCGCGGTCGTTGCGGACGTGGTAGATGCCGCAAAGCATCTCAACCGCAATATTATGACCATGTGGAAGCAGGAGAAGCTGCACCTGGAAGACAAGGCGGACTCTAAGCGCAGATTCTTTATCCGAATGAAAGGCGATGCGCAGGAGATGCTTCCGGCGCTTCAGGACTCCTTCGGGGATATCAAGATCATAAGGGCCGACGGACTGGAGGGAGAATTCGGCTTTACGACTCCCGTCATGATGGAGGGCGATTATGATACCCGCGCCAACATCTACAAGGATCAGATCTTACATATGATACGTATCGAAGACCAGAAGGAATAG
- a CDS encoding DJ-1 family glyoxalase III encodes MKKVSVILADGFEEIEALTAVDLLRRAQIYVDTVSITEEYTVHGAHGINVQTEDLFEEVNFVESDMIVLPGGMPGTLNLDAHSGVRRVVKDFFEEGKYIGAICAGPTVLANLGLLKGKRITCHPTVEQDIQGAVITKVPVTVDNNVITGRGAGAAVDFALKLIEVLAGSDKAKEIGEMIAYEKI; translated from the coding sequence ATGAAAAAAGTAAGTGTGATTTTAGCAGACGGATTTGAAGAAATTGAAGCCTTGACAGCGGTAGATCTGCTCAGAAGAGCCCAGATCTATGTAGATACTGTTTCGATTACCGAAGAATACACGGTCCATGGGGCGCATGGAATCAATGTTCAGACAGAAGACCTGTTTGAAGAGGTGAATTTTGTGGAGTCAGACATGATCGTTCTTCCGGGCGGCATGCCGGGAACGCTGAATCTGGATGCCCACTCAGGCGTGCGCAGGGTCGTAAAAGACTTCTTTGAAGAAGGAAAGTATATCGGCGCGATCTGTGCGGGTCCTACGGTGCTGGCGAACCTTGGCCTTTTGAAGGGCAAGCGTATCACATGCCATCCTACTGTGGAGCAGGATATCCAGGGCGCGGTCATTACAAAGGTTCCGGTGACGGTGGATAACAATGTTATCACCGGACGAGGTGCAGGCGCGGCAGTCGATTTTGCCCTTAAGCTGATTGAGGTACTGGCGGGAAGCGACAAGGCAAAAGAGATTGGCGAGATGATTGCGTATGAAAAGATATAA
- a CDS encoding cofactor-independent phosphoglycerate mutase, giving the protein MKYVVLLSDGMAGRPLEELNGRTTLEAAATPVMDCLSEVSELGMASMVPEGMAPGSDTANLAVMGYDPKVYYTGRSPLEALSIGVDMEETDVSFRCNIVTLSEEDCDYEDRTIIDHSSDEISTEDAAILLEALREGLEREGYRFYAGTSYRHLLIWKNGNVVELTPPHDILAKRIGDYLPQNEVLRDMMKKSYDILENHPINVKRRSEGLHPANSAWFWGAGKKPALTSFEERTGKRGVMISAVDLLKGIAVGAGMDRVIVEGANGGLHTNYEGKAMAAVAALTKDGYDFAYIHVEAPDEMGHQGIVKDKITAIENIDKKVLGIVVDGLRKAGEEFRLLLLPDHPTPIKVRTHTGEPVPYLLYDSTKEEAGPEAYNEKTAYATGRNWPDGYQLIGHLLQEDIC; this is encoded by the coding sequence ATGAAATATGTGGTATTGCTTAGCGACGGGATGGCAGGAAGGCCTCTTGAGGAACTGAACGGGCGGACGACGCTGGAAGCAGCGGCGACGCCTGTGATGGACTGCCTTTCGGAGGTATCCGAATTGGGGATGGCCTCCATGGTTCCGGAAGGAATGGCTCCGGGAAGCGATACGGCCAACCTTGCAGTCATGGGCTATGACCCAAAGGTGTATTATACCGGACGCTCTCCGTTAGAAGCGCTGAGCATCGGCGTAGATATGGAAGAGACGGACGTGTCTTTCCGCTGCAACATCGTGACGTTGTCGGAGGAAGACTGCGACTATGAAGACCGGACGATCATCGACCACAGTTCCGATGAGATCAGTACCGAGGATGCGGCGATCCTTCTGGAGGCCCTAAGAGAAGGACTTGAGAGGGAAGGCTACCGTTTCTATGCCGGAACCAGTTACCGTCATCTTCTGATCTGGAAGAATGGGAACGTGGTAGAACTGACGCCTCCTCATGATATTCTCGCAAAAAGAATCGGGGATTACCTTCCGCAAAACGAGGTACTCCGGGACATGATGAAGAAAAGCTATGACATCCTGGAAAACCATCCGATCAATGTAAAGCGTAGAAGCGAGGGCCTACATCCGGCCAACTCCGCCTGGTTCTGGGGCGCGGGAAAGAAGCCGGCGCTGACATCCTTTGAGGAGCGTACCGGCAAGCGCGGCGTGATGATCTCGGCGGTTGACCTTTTAAAAGGAATCGCGGTGGGAGCAGGCATGGACCGCGTGATCGTAGAAGGCGCCAACGGAGGCCTGCATACTAATTACGAGGGGAAGGCCATGGCGGCAGTCGCAGCCCTGACAAAAGACGGCTATGACTTCGCGTATATTCACGTGGAGGCGCCCGATGAGATGGGACATCAGGGAATTGTAAAGGATAAGATTACCGCGATAGAAAATATAGATAAAAAAGTACTGGGCATCGTAGTGGATGGACTTAGAAAGGCGGGAGAAGAATTCAGGCTTCTGCTTCTGCCAGATCATCCAACGCCCATCAAAGTACGCACCCATACAGGGGAGCCGGTTCCCTATCTTCTGTATGACAGTACGAAAGAAGAAGCAGGCCCAGAGGCGTATAATGAGAAGACGGCTTACGCGACCGGCAGGAACTGGCCGGACGGATATCAATTAATCGGGCACTTGCTGCAGGAGGATATATGTTAA